The following are encoded in a window of Pseudomonadota bacterium genomic DNA:
- a CDS encoding NAD-dependent deacylase, whose protein sequence is MELMIEKAIDKLIETKFLLVITGAGISAESGIPTFRGNDGLWQNYRAEDLATPWAFERDPDTVWKWYDWRRGIIGKAEPNLGHLAIKQFEDLFDNFFLITQNVDGLHGRTGIKNMVEIHGNLWRVRCMKDSKTSMLMDVPLKTIPPTCECGGLLRPDVVWFGESIPQSWIEKAYRVMEMCDTLIVAGTSGVVYPVASFPQTVKDNGGSVIEVNLEPTPISTIADISLFGKSGDILPKLVQGMIERNRDA, encoded by the coding sequence ATGGAGTTAATGATTGAGAAAGCAATAGACAAACTGATTGAGACAAAATTTCTCCTTGTCATTACAGGTGCAGGGATATCCGCAGAAAGCGGCATACCAACATTCCGGGGGAATGACGGCCTATGGCAGAATTACAGGGCAGAAGACCTTGCAACCCCATGGGCATTTGAGCGCGATCCTGATACGGTCTGGAAATGGTACGATTGGAGACGGGGAATAATCGGAAAGGCAGAACCAAATCTTGGTCACCTCGCTATAAAACAATTTGAAGACCTTTTTGATAACTTTTTCCTCATCACCCAGAATGTAGACGGTCTCCATGGAAGGACAGGAATAAAGAACATGGTTGAGATCCACGGAAACCTGTGGAGGGTAAGATGCATGAAAGACAGTAAGACCTCCATGCTTATGGATGTCCCGTTAAAGACAATTCCCCCTACGTGTGAATGTGGAGGGTTGTTACGGCCTGACGTCGTCTGGTTTGGAGAATCTATCCCACAATCCTGGATTGAAAAGGCTTACAGAGTTATGGAGATGTGCGATACACTCATCGTGGCAGGCACATCAGGGGTTGTATATCCGGTAGCCTCCTTCCCGCAGACTGTGAAGGATAACGGCGGTTCTGTGATAGAAGTGAACCTTGAGCCAACACCGATAAGCACCATAGCGGACATATCTCTTTTTGGAAAATCTGGTG
- a CDS encoding AsmA-like C-terminal region-containing protein, translating to MNTLGGYANIYGIIDLSGATPYIYATGKVSRITGGMFLKAFGEETHVLDSRAMLYGSLSSEGNNMKGLLSRMNGNLIVYSKGGVIKKWNLLSKIFGLLNVYDLLKGKIDLKQEGLSYKRMGATFTVKNGIFNTKDFLIDSPSMLITGNGNLDMNKNEIDGSIAVSPLVTVDRIINKIPILRKIIRVKEKGFLYTAYNVKGPINDPDISLNFTESIGGGMVDILRNILVLPKEVFEE from the coding sequence ATGAATACACTCGGTGGATACGCCAATATCTACGGTATAATCGACCTTTCAGGAGCCACCCCGTACATATATGCGACTGGTAAGGTTAGTAGAATAACCGGTGGCATGTTTCTGAAGGCTTTCGGGGAAGAGACGCATGTACTTGATAGCAGGGCAATGTTATATGGAAGCTTATCATCCGAAGGGAACAATATGAAAGGGCTTCTCAGCAGGATGAACGGTAACCTCATCGTGTATAGTAAGGGTGGTGTGATAAAAAAGTGGAATCTTCTCTCAAAGATATTTGGACTTTTAAATGTCTATGACCTTCTTAAAGGTAAGATAGATTTAAAACAGGAGGGCCTGTCATACAAAAGGATGGGGGCAACCTTTACTGTTAAGAACGGTATTTTTAATACAAAGGATTTCCTTATAGATAGCCCATCTATGTTAATAACCGGAAATGGCAATCTGGACATGAATAAAAATGAAATAGATGGGAGTATCGCTGTATCACCCCTTGTTACCGTGGACAGAATTATAAATAAGATCCCCATCCTGAGAAAAATTATCAGGGTAAAAGAGAAGGGTTTTCTCTACACAGCCTACAATGTAAAAGGGCCGATAAATGACCCTGATATAAGTTTAAATTTCACAGAAAGTATCGGCGGCGGAATGGTTGATATATTGAGAAACATACTGGTCTTACCAAAAGAGGTTTTTGAAGAATGA
- a CDS encoding DUF2520 domain-containing protein, producing MKIGIIGSGKVGISIGYVMRKRGLDIIGASDIRKAQLNVARRYLGNDCIYTTDNSEIVKSSDIIGITTQDGEIKKVAKEIFKGFKTVKNKLFFHTSGAHPSSILSPLEKKGAILGSLHPLQTFPDIDSAINVLPSTYIFIEGDKKALKRLEFLGTHIGYKVVTIEGKNKVLYHLSAVFVCNLLCALLYAGEGIMDRIGIELEPFFPIINATLKNIETKGPFMSLTGPVIRGDVGTIIDHIQAMGNMKLQKRIYKGLSLAALDLVKKRKILNKEVLELLKNVLEEI from the coding sequence ATGAAGATAGGGATCATTGGTTCTGGCAAGGTAGGCATATCAATAGGATATGTGATGAGAAAAAGGGGGCTTGATATTATAGGGGCCTCTGACATAAGAAAGGCACAGCTTAATGTCGCAAGGAGATATTTAGGCAATGACTGTATTTACACAACAGATAATAGTGAGATTGTAAAATCTTCGGATATCATAGGTATAACAACACAGGATGGTGAGATCAAAAAGGTAGCAAAAGAGATTTTCAAAGGCTTTAAAACAGTAAAAAACAAATTATTCTTTCATACAAGCGGCGCCCACCCCTCTTCCATTCTTTCCCCTCTTGAGAAAAAGGGGGCTATTCTCGGTTCTCTACATCCCCTTCAAACCTTTCCTGATATCGATAGCGCAATAAATGTCCTGCCAAGCACATATATATTTATTGAAGGTGACAAAAAGGCCCTCAAACGATTGGAATTTTTGGGAACACACATCGGTTATAAGGTTGTAACAATAGAGGGTAAAAACAAAGTGCTTTATCATCTCTCTGCAGTATTTGTATGTAACCTTTTGTGTGCACTACTCTATGCTGGTGAAGGCATCATGGACAGGATTGGTATAGAACTTGAGCCATTTTTTCCTATCATTAACGCCACACTAAAAAATATCGAGACTAAAGGTCCGTTTATGTCGCTCACAGGGCCAGTGATTCGGGGCGATGTTGGTACTATTATTGACCATATCCAGGCAATGGGCAATATGAAACTGCAAAAAAGGATATATAAGGGCCTTTCCTTAGCTGCTCTCGATCTGGTAAAAAAAAGAAAGATTCTAAATAAAGAGGTATTGGAGCTTTTAAAAAATGTATTGGAGGAAATATAG